The proteins below come from a single Aegilops tauschii subsp. strangulata cultivar AL8/78 chromosome 6, Aet v6.0, whole genome shotgun sequence genomic window:
- the LOC109781933 gene encoding protein SMALL AUXIN UP-REGULATED RNA 12, translating into MGEQGRASNKIRDIVRLQQLLRKWKRLALAPKAGSRHGGGAGVPRGFFAVCVGEEMRRFVIPTEYLGHWAFEELLREAEEEFGFRHEGALRIPCDVEVFEGILRLVGGKKEAVSYSSSEHGILCT; encoded by the coding sequence ATGGGGGAGCAAGGCAGGGCGAGCAACAAGATCAGGGACATCGTGAGGCTGCAGCAGCTCCTCAGGAAGTGGAAGCGGCTCGCGCTCGCGCCCAAGGCCGGCAGCAGGCACGGCGGTGGCGCCGGCGTCCCGCGGGGCTTCTTTGCGGTGTGCGTCGGGGAGGAGATGAGGAGGTTCGTCATCCCCACGGAGTACCTCGGGCACTGGGCGTTCGAGGAGCTGCTCAGGGAGGCCGAGGAGGAGTTCGGGTTCCGGCATGAGGGCGCCCTGAGGATCCCCTGCGATGTCGAGGTGTTTGAGGGCATCCTGAGGCTTGTGGGCGGGAAGAAGGAGGCAGTGTCCTACTCCTCTTCGGAGCATGGGATCTTGTGCACATGA